Proteins encoded together in one Candidatus Palauibacter scopulicola window:
- a CDS encoding polyprenyl synthetase family protein — translation MILALHELRAAIDDELEGWLSETLRGTGPIADPIRYAVLAKGKRIRPLLFVGAWEAAGGATGPGAGNGARALHRVALGPELVHTYSLIHDDLPCMDDDDLRRGRPTVHVRYGERAAVMTGAALLPLAMRAVAEGAAGLKLPDPVAGRLIGVLTAAAGSDGMVGGQLLDLLAEKRRVSFETLERIHLGKTARLIAACCTMGGVAARASEETVNRLTRFGTAIGLAFQTVDDILDVTGSSARMGKVGGRDEALGKATTPSVLGLEGARARAEEFGREALGEISPLAAANRLREIGRLVLDRDR, via the coding sequence GTGATCCTCGCGCTCCACGAACTGCGTGCCGCCATCGATGACGAACTTGAGGGCTGGCTGTCCGAGACGCTGCGGGGAACGGGCCCGATCGCGGACCCCATCCGGTACGCCGTGCTCGCGAAGGGGAAGAGGATCCGGCCTCTTCTCTTCGTGGGGGCCTGGGAAGCCGCGGGCGGCGCCACCGGGCCGGGCGCCGGAAACGGCGCGCGCGCGCTCCATCGCGTGGCGCTGGGGCCCGAACTCGTCCACACGTACTCCCTGATCCACGATGATCTCCCGTGCATGGACGACGATGACCTTCGCCGAGGGCGGCCGACGGTGCATGTCAGGTACGGGGAGCGCGCCGCGGTCATGACGGGCGCGGCGCTGCTTCCGCTCGCGATGCGCGCCGTGGCCGAGGGAGCGGCGGGCCTGAAGCTGCCGGATCCCGTCGCGGGCCGCCTCATCGGAGTCCTCACCGCGGCGGCCGGCAGCGATGGCATGGTCGGAGGACAGCTCCTCGACCTCCTCGCCGAGAAGAGGCGCGTCAGCTTCGAGACGCTCGAGCGCATCCACCTCGGCAAGACCGCGCGCCTCATCGCGGCCTGCTGCACCATGGGCGGCGTCGCGGCGCGCGCGTCCGAGGAGACGGTCAATCGCTTGACCCGCTTCGGGACCGCGATCGGACTCGCATTCCAGACGGTCGACGATATCCTCGACGTGACAGGATCCTCGGCCCGCATGGGGAAGGTCGGCGGACGGGACGAAGCTCTGGGAAAGGCGACGACACCATCGGTCCTCGGTCTGGAGGGAGCGAGAGCGCGCGCGGAAGAGTTCGGCCGCGAGGCGCTGGGCGAGATTTCGCCGCTCGCGGCCGCGAACCGGCTGCGCGAAATCGGACGCCTCGTCCTCGACCGCGACCGTTGA
- the xseB gene encoding exodeoxyribonuclease VII small subunit: protein MSEPLKEFEFETAIRELEGIVARLDREGIGLDEAIALFEQGIERLGEARRWLETASGRVEELIASSTGRLEAKPLEGAEAPDGTPDDRPDGEP, encoded by the coding sequence ATGAGCGAGCCGTTGAAGGAGTTCGAATTCGAGACGGCGATCCGGGAACTGGAAGGGATCGTCGCCCGCCTCGACCGCGAGGGCATCGGCCTGGACGAGGCGATCGCCCTCTTCGAGCAGGGGATCGAGCGTCTCGGCGAAGCGCGGCGCTGGCTTGAGACGGCGAGCGGCCGGGTCGAGGAACTCATCGCTTCGTCTACGGGGAGACTGGAGGCGAAGCCGCTGGAAGGCGCGGAAGCGCCGGACGGGACGCCGGACGACCGGCCGGACGGCGAACCGTGA
- the xseA gene encoding exodeoxyribonuclease VII large subunit, translated as MTRQASLFGAAEVRDGRSPEGAITVSDLNEAARGALEKRFGDLWVRGEVTNWNRSPAGHRYFSLRDQERDASVACVFFRGDAWRLPADPEDGMEVFVHGRPTLYARQGRFQLRVRALEAAGEGLWRIAFERLRRQLAAEGLLDPERKRALPAFPRRVGVVTSRGGAALHDIITVLRRRAPWVDIVVRHCRVQGEGAAAEVRAALGRLADWDASDPDRTLDAIILSRGGGSVEDLWCFNEEAAVRAVAASPVPVICAIGHEVDVTLCELVADLRAPTPSAAAELTAPDIGSVRATLDVAGRGLARGLRRLIVRGSDRVEALAQRLPASAGHARDVAKLRLDTMAARLPAGMERVLARSRTRLAGLAASIDARSPLKTVARGYAVATDLDGRRLTRIDDFTPSQRFRLRVAGGQVAATTDAVERDAADPAAGEPDA; from the coding sequence GTGACGCGTCAGGCCTCGCTGTTCGGCGCGGCGGAAGTCCGCGACGGCCGCTCGCCGGAGGGCGCGATCACCGTGTCCGACCTGAACGAGGCGGCGCGCGGCGCGCTGGAGAAGCGGTTCGGCGACCTCTGGGTGCGCGGCGAAGTGACGAACTGGAACCGCTCCCCCGCCGGGCACCGCTACTTCTCCCTCCGGGACCAGGAGCGGGACGCCAGCGTCGCCTGCGTCTTCTTCCGGGGGGATGCCTGGCGCCTGCCGGCGGACCCGGAGGACGGCATGGAGGTGTTCGTCCACGGCCGTCCGACCCTCTACGCTCGGCAGGGCCGGTTCCAGTTGCGCGTGCGCGCCCTCGAGGCGGCGGGCGAGGGGTTGTGGCGGATCGCCTTCGAGCGGCTCCGCCGGCAGCTGGCGGCGGAGGGCCTGCTCGATCCGGAGCGGAAGCGTGCATTGCCCGCATTCCCTCGCCGCGTGGGCGTCGTCACGTCGCGCGGGGGCGCGGCGCTTCACGACATCATCACGGTGCTTCGACGGCGGGCCCCCTGGGTCGACATCGTCGTGCGCCACTGCCGCGTGCAGGGCGAGGGCGCCGCCGCCGAGGTGCGGGCCGCCCTTGGGCGTCTCGCGGACTGGGATGCGAGCGATCCGGACCGGACGCTCGACGCGATCATCCTGAGCCGGGGCGGCGGGTCTGTGGAGGATCTGTGGTGCTTCAACGAGGAGGCGGCGGTTCGAGCCGTCGCGGCGAGTCCGGTGCCGGTGATCTGCGCGATCGGGCACGAGGTCGACGTGACTCTGTGCGAGTTGGTGGCGGACCTCAGGGCGCCGACGCCGTCCGCGGCCGCGGAACTCACGGCGCCCGACATCGGGAGCGTCCGCGCCACGCTCGATGTGGCGGGAAGAGGTCTGGCCCGCGGGCTGCGCCGGCTCATCGTGCGCGGGAGCGACCGCGTGGAGGCGCTCGCGCAGCGCCTGCCGGCCTCCGCGGGACACGCGCGCGACGTTGCGAAGCTGCGCCTGGACACGATGGCGGCCCGTCTCCCGGCAGGGATGGAGCGCGTGCTCGCCCGCTCGCGTACACGGCTCGCCGGACTGGCCGCATCGATCGACGCGCGGAGCCCGCTCAAGACCGTGGCCCGCGGCTACGCCGTCGCCACGGACCTCGATGGACGCCGCCTCACGCGGATCGACGACTTCACGCCGAGCCAGCGCTTCCGCCTGCGGGTCGCCGGGGGACAGGTCGCGGCGACGACGGATGCCGTGGAACGCGACGCGGCGGACCCGGCCGCCGGGGAGCCTGACGCATGA
- a CDS encoding tetrahydrofolate dehydrogenase/cyclohydrolase catalytic domain-containing protein: MTAQLIDGKRIAAEIRAEVAERTRALAERGIRPGLGVVLVGEDPASQVYVRMKTRACEEAGIHARDIKPPADIGRSELLGIVDDLNADPAIHGILVQLPLPRHLDEREVTERIDPGKDVDGFHPVNQGRMSQGDASAFRPATPAGVQELIRRTGVETSGAHVVIVGRSNIVGMPMSQIMLQKEPGANATVTVAHSRTADLGAVTRQGEILIVAVGVPGIVRGDMVREGAVVIDVGVNRVEDPTTERGYRLVGDVAFDEAAERASWITPVPGGVGPMTIAMLLRNTVRSAERTASLAAAGTVAASG; encoded by the coding sequence ATGACGGCGCAGCTCATCGACGGGAAGCGGATCGCGGCCGAGATCCGGGCGGAAGTGGCGGAACGCACGCGGGCCCTTGCGGAGCGGGGGATCCGGCCCGGCCTCGGTGTCGTCCTCGTCGGCGAGGATCCCGCCTCGCAGGTCTACGTGCGGATGAAGACGCGGGCCTGCGAAGAGGCCGGAATCCACGCCCGCGACATCAAGCCGCCCGCCGACATCGGCCGCTCGGAACTCCTCGGCATCGTAGACGACCTGAACGCCGATCCGGCGATCCACGGGATTCTCGTGCAGCTCCCCCTGCCTCGACACCTCGATGAACGCGAGGTGACGGAGAGGATCGACCCCGGCAAGGATGTCGACGGGTTCCATCCCGTGAACCAGGGGCGAATGTCCCAGGGGGACGCGAGCGCCTTCCGACCCGCCACCCCCGCCGGCGTGCAGGAACTCATCCGGAGAACGGGCGTGGAGACGTCCGGCGCCCACGTCGTCATCGTCGGTCGCTCGAACATCGTCGGCATGCCGATGTCCCAGATCATGCTGCAGAAGGAACCCGGGGCGAACGCCACGGTGACCGTGGCCCACAGCCGGACCGCCGACCTCGGCGCCGTGACGCGTCAGGGGGAGATCCTCATCGTCGCCGTCGGCGTCCCCGGCATCGTCCGCGGCGACATGGTGCGGGAGGGCGCCGTCGTGATCGATGTGGGCGTGAACCGGGTGGAGGATCCGACGACGGAACGAGGCTATCGGCTCGTCGGCGACGTGGCGTTCGACGAGGCGGCGGAGCGCGCGAGCTGGATCACTCCGGTCCCCGGCGGTGTGGGGCCGATGACGATCGCCATGCTCCTCCGGAACACCGTGAGGTCGGCGGAGCGGACGGCGAGCCTCGCCGCGGCGGGCACGGTGGCCGCGTCAGGTTGA
- the rny gene encoding ribonuclease Y — MLESITVPMMLLAIAGLVAGGVAGILIERRGLRRARGRLESDGRNIIESAKLEAGSLRKAAELAGREEAQRLREESAREAERRRAELERLEQRTLERSETLERKLEKIDQRQERVDRRREQIEAERGELDTRAKELVDRERELGRRIEEIAGISREAARRELVGQIRDQARADAAQHVREVTERARTEAEREARKIISQAIEKLSVDHSSEAAVSVVTLPSDDMKGRIIGREGRNIRSFEAATGVDVVVDDTPEAVILSCFDPVRREVARLAMDRLVGDGRIHPGRIEEVVEKAREDVQTTMRQAADEVLYELGIHDLHPKLREVLGVLRFRTSYGQNQLQHAHEVALIGATMAAELSLDAQLVKRMGLLHDIGKGLTHEKEGSHVEIGYDLCKQCGEKDGVLNAIRAHHGEEPARYPETFLVTAADAISGARPGARRESFEHYVKRLEKLEEIASSWDGVEKVYAIQAGREIRIMVTPDRVSDEEMARLSERTARRIENELQYPGQIKVVVVRESRTVDFAR, encoded by the coding sequence ATGCTGGAATCCATCACCGTGCCGATGATGCTGCTGGCCATCGCGGGTCTCGTGGCGGGGGGCGTCGCGGGGATCCTGATCGAGCGGCGGGGACTGCGCCGGGCGCGCGGCCGCCTCGAGAGCGACGGCCGGAACATCATCGAGTCCGCGAAGCTGGAGGCGGGCAGTCTCCGCAAGGCGGCGGAACTGGCGGGGCGCGAGGAGGCGCAGCGGCTCCGGGAGGAATCGGCCCGGGAAGCGGAGCGCCGGCGCGCCGAGTTGGAGCGGCTGGAGCAGCGGACGCTGGAGCGGAGCGAGACGCTCGAGCGGAAGCTCGAGAAGATCGACCAGCGGCAGGAGCGGGTGGATCGCCGCCGCGAGCAGATCGAGGCGGAGCGCGGCGAGCTCGACACGCGGGCGAAGGAACTCGTCGACCGCGAACGGGAACTCGGAAGGCGCATCGAGGAGATCGCGGGCATCAGCCGGGAAGCCGCGCGCCGCGAGCTGGTGGGCCAGATTCGCGACCAGGCGCGCGCGGACGCCGCGCAACACGTGCGGGAGGTCACCGAGCGGGCCCGGACCGAGGCCGAACGGGAAGCCCGCAAGATCATCTCCCAGGCGATCGAAAAGCTCTCCGTCGATCACTCCTCCGAAGCGGCCGTCTCGGTCGTTACGCTCCCCAGCGACGACATGAAGGGCCGGATCATCGGGCGCGAGGGCCGGAACATCCGCTCCTTCGAGGCGGCCACCGGCGTCGACGTCGTGGTGGACGATACGCCCGAGGCCGTCATCCTCTCCTGCTTCGATCCCGTCCGCCGCGAGGTCGCGCGGCTGGCGATGGACCGCCTCGTCGGCGACGGCCGGATCCACCCCGGCCGCATCGAGGAGGTCGTGGAGAAGGCGCGGGAAGATGTCCAGACGACGATGCGGCAGGCGGCCGACGAGGTCCTGTACGAACTCGGCATCCACGACCTGCATCCGAAGCTCCGCGAAGTCCTCGGCGTCCTCCGCTTCCGGACCAGCTACGGCCAGAACCAGTTGCAGCACGCGCACGAGGTCGCGCTCATCGGCGCGACGATGGCGGCGGAGCTGTCGCTCGATGCGCAACTGGTGAAGCGAATGGGCCTGCTGCACGACATCGGCAAGGGGCTCACGCACGAGAAGGAGGGGAGCCACGTCGAGATCGGCTACGATCTGTGCAAGCAGTGCGGCGAGAAGGACGGGGTGCTGAACGCGATCCGCGCGCACCACGGCGAGGAGCCCGCCCGCTATCCGGAGACCTTCCTCGTCACGGCGGCGGACGCGATCTCGGGCGCCCGCCCCGGCGCCCGGCGGGAGTCGTTTGAGCACTACGTGAAGCGATTGGAGAAATTGGAGGAGATCGCGAGTTCCTGGGACGGGGTCGAGAAGGTCTACGCGATCCAGGCGGGGCGGGAGATCCGGATCATGGTGACTCCGGACAGGGTCTCCGACGAGGAGATGGCGAGGCTGTCGGAGCGGACGGCCCGCCGCATCGAGAACGAGTTGCAATATCCGGGGCAGATCAAGGTCGTCGTCGTGCGAGAGTCGCGAACCGTGGACTTCGCACGCTAA
- a CDS encoding cell division protein ZapA, with protein sequence MTSADDSPPIGVTIFGGRYRIRTDRGEAHTRACAKYVDDAIQRAHMTGVAEPHRAAILAALEITDELLQARSEVEQLTAAVAARVTEVTDRLESIAGNTAP encoded by the coding sequence ATGACTTCAGCGGATGATTCACCCCCGATCGGCGTGACGATCTTCGGCGGTCGATACCGGATTCGGACGGACCGGGGCGAGGCGCACACACGGGCGTGCGCGAAGTACGTGGATGACGCGATTCAACGCGCGCACATGACGGGTGTGGCCGAACCCCACCGCGCCGCGATCCTTGCCGCCCTCGAGATTACCGATGAACTCCTCCAGGCCCGCAGCGAGGTCGAGCAGCTCACGGCCGCCGTCGCGGCGCGAGTCACGGAGGTGACCGACCGGCTTGAATCCATCGCAGGCAATACCGCGCCGTAG